One segment of Strix uralensis isolate ZFMK-TIS-50842 chromosome 11, bStrUra1, whole genome shotgun sequence DNA contains the following:
- the FOXB1 gene encoding forkhead box protein B1, translating to MPRPGRNTYSDQKPPYSYISLTAMAIQSSPEKMLPLSEIYKFIMDRFPYYRENTQRWQNSLRHNLSFNDCFIKIPRRPDQPGKGSFWALHPSCGDMFENGSFLRRRKRFKVVKSDHLAPSKPADAAQYLQQQAKLRLSALAATGTHLPQMSTYNLGVSQPSSFKHPFAIENIIAREYKMPGGLAFSTMQPMPAAYPLPNQLTTVGSSIGTGWPHMYSSGMIDTATPISMASSEYGAYGVPIKPLCHGGQTLPAIPVPIKPTPAAVPALPALPAPIPTILSNSPPSLSPTSSQTATSQSSPATPSETLTSPAPALHSVAVH from the coding sequence ATGCCTCGCCCGGGCAGAAACACTTACAGCGATCAGAAGCCTCCCTACTCCTACATCTCGCTGACCGCCATGGCGATCCAGAGCTCCCCGGAGAAGATGCTGCCCCTGAGCGAGATCTACAAGTTCATCATGGACCGCTTCCCCTACTACCGGGAGAACACGCAGCGCTGGCAGAACTCCCTCCGCCACAACCTCTCCTTCAACGACTGCTTCATCAAGATCCCGCGCCGCCCCGACCAGCCAGGCAAGGGCAGCTTCTGGGCGCTGCACCCCAGCTGCGGGGACATGTTCGAGAACGGCAGCTTCCTGCGCCGCCGCAAGCGCTTCAAGGTGGTCAAGTCGGACCACCTGGCCCCCAGCAAGCCGGCCGACGCGGCGCAGTACCTGCAGCAGCAGGCCAAGCTGCGGCTCAGCGCCCTGGCTGCTACCGGTACCCACCTGCCCCAGATGTCCACCTACAACCTCGGCGTGTCGCAGCCCTCCAGCTTCAAGCACCCCTTCGCCATCGAGAACATCATCGCCAGAGAGTACAAGATGCCCGGGGGCCTCGCCTTTTCCACGATGCAGCCCATGCCGGCCGCCTACCCCCTCCCCAACCAGTTGACTACGGTGGGCAGCTCCATTGGCACGGGCTGGCCCCACATGTACAGCTCCGGCATGATCGACACCGCCACCCCCATCTCCATGGCCAGCAGCGAGTACGGCGCCTACGGCGTGCCCATCAAGCCGCTCTGCCATGGGGGGCAGACTTTGCCGGCCATCCCCGTGCCCATCAAGCCGACCCCCGCCGCGGtgccggccctgcccgccctgcccgcgcCCATCCCCACCATCCTCTCGAACTCGCCGCCCTCCCTCAGCCCCACGTCCTCGCAGACGGCCACCAGCCAAAGCAGCCCGGCCACCCCCAGCGAGACTCTCACCAGCCCGGCGCCCGCCCTGCACTCCGTGGCGGTGCACTGA